The genomic region GAAGGCGTTCTCTCAGCGAAGCGGTCTTTAGCGTAGCGGTCTTTCCTCTATATTTCATTTACTCACTCAATGCTTAACTTTTTCTCATTAAAAATTCAACATTCATAATTAAAAATTAATTCTCCCCCCTCCCCTCCTATGCCCTATTTCTACCTCACAATTTTCACTTTTCTCGGATCGCTGATCATCACTCTGATCTGCCGTTCCTTGGGGCACCGCTTGAAAATTGTCGATCAACCCGATAACTACCGAAAAGTCCACGAAAAACCCATCCCTTTGATGGGTGGCTACGCCATTTTCTTGAGTAGCCTCTTAAGTTTTTGCTTTGTCTTTTACTTTCAAAAATCACTCTTCAAAACTGAAGTCATTGATCCGCAGTTTTGGTCACTACTCGTAGGTGCGATCATCATTTTGATCACCGGTGCCTACGACGACCTGCACGATATGAAGCCTCGTCATAAAGCACTGATGCAGGCCTTTGTTGCGAGCCTACTGTATATGATGGGTTTTGCCATCAACAAAGTTTCCATCCCCTATGTCGGCACTGTGGACTTCACCATGATTTCCTATCCCATCACCATCTTTTGGTTCATGGGCTGCATGAATGTCATCAACTTGCTTGATGGCCTCGATGGACTTGCGAGTGGCGTCAGCCTCTTTGCGGTTATTACCCTAACCGTGAGTGCCGCTAATAGTGGCAACACCACCATCCTCGTACTGAACCTGATTGTCGCAGCTGCCATTTTAGCCTTCCTCATTTTTAATTTTAACCCCGCCTCGATTTTTCTCGGTGACTCTGGTGCCATGCTGCTGGGTTACTATATTGCCACCATCTCCCTCATCTCCAATCACAAAGCCGAAACGGCCCTCACGCTAGCTATCCCCTTTATTGCCATTGGCCTGCCCGTTTTTGATACCATTGTCGCCTTTCTTCGTCGCTGGTCACGTCGCGTCCCCATTTCCTCTGCCGATCGCAAACATATTCATCATGTCTTGCTCAATAGCGGCTTAAGCACCAAATCAGTTGTGCTCATACTCTACGCGATCTGCATCATCTTTTCTTCCGTTTCCTACCTGCTGATTTTAAAACGCGATGGCGTCGCCATGATTTTCCTCTCCATTATCCTCATTATTGCCTTTCTCTATGCCAAACGCTTCGGCATCATTAATACCGAACAAATCCTCAAACGCATCAAAGAAGATCACTACGGAA from Lentisphaera profundi harbors:
- a CDS encoding MraY family glycosyltransferase; this translates as MKIVDQPDNYRKVHEKPIPLMGGYAIFLSSLLSFCFVFYFQKSLFKTEVIDPQFWSLLVGAIIILITGAYDDLHDMKPRHKALMQAFVASLLYMMGFAINKVSIPYVGTVDFTMISYPITIFWFMGCMNVINLLDGLDGLASGVSLFAVITLTVSAANSGNTTILVLNLIVAAAILAFLIFNFNPASIFLGDSGAMLLGYYIATISLISNHKAETALTLAIPFIAIGLPVFDTIVAFLRRWSRRVPISSADRKHIHHVLLNSGLSTKSVVLILYAICIIFSSVSYLLILKRDGVAMIFLSIILIIAFLYAKRFGIINTEQILKRIKEDHYGNKHSSKVHVELEKALHQFEDAQSLAELWQVSLPVFQEMKLDQVIFVSEQNQEKLHWKNDLTPTNTKPEDIVDQWSISLKVFKDQNLYGKLEISMTAEDTHLRDIFSQVNSLREAIANHITRITQQKENASTEHAAQSD